A stretch of Kyrpidia spormannii DNA encodes these proteins:
- a CDS encoding QcrA and Rieske domain-containing protein, translating into MEKNDQKHMATPEGKNELTRRQFLSYALGGTGAFMAAAIGAPLLTFGLAPLKTSGSSNMVGTGHKVNEFNGQDPKLISFKLHVNDGWNSKDVQKQAYVIQQGDKLLVMSPICTHLGCLVSKATPQWSQGGKWYFHCPCHNSLFDKYGVQSPDSPATRPLDLYTYDVRNGELFVSGQMIKRG; encoded by the coding sequence TTGGAGAAAAACGATCAGAAACACATGGCGACGCCCGAAGGGAAAAACGAACTTACCCGCCGCCAATTCTTGAGTTACGCCCTCGGCGGCACCGGGGCGTTTATGGCCGCCGCCATCGGTGCGCCGTTGTTGACTTTCGGTCTGGCGCCCCTCAAGACCTCCGGTTCTTCCAACATGGTAGGCACCGGGCACAAGGTCAACGAATTTAACGGCCAAGACCCCAAACTTATCTCTTTTAAGCTCCACGTCAACGACGGGTGGAACTCCAAGGACGTCCAAAAGCAAGCGTACGTGATTCAACAAGGCGACAAGCTGCTGGTGATGTCTCCGATTTGTACCCATCTGGGCTGTCTGGTCAGCAAGGCGACTCCCCAATGGAGCCAGGGCGGCAAGTGGTATTTTCACTGCCCGTGCCACAACAGCTTGTTCGACAAGTACGGCGTCCAGAGCCCGGACTCTCCGGCGACCCGGCCCCTGGACCTCTACACGTATGACGTCCGCAACGGCGAACTGTTCGTGTCCGGCCAGATGATTAAACGAGGTTAA
- the polA gene encoding DNA polymerase I, with amino-acid sequence MPESGVKLLLIDGNSVLYRAFFALPLLSNAEGKHTNAVYGFVMMLLRLLQEERPTHVAVAFDVGKETFRHEFYADYKGTREKTPDELSEQFPMAREMLGAMGIPVLEAEGYEADDLIGTMSREAEADGVQVVVLTGDKDLLQLVSSHVTAVLTRRGIREVERYHPADVEKRFGLRPEQIVDLKGLMGDTSDNIPGVPGVGERTAAKLLQAYGNVEGVYQHLNEVSGKLQGRLAEHRDQAFLSKRLARIHREVPLERRWEDLRWVPAPAREVRTAFQKLGFRSLLERIGEVFPEDADGTEGTPDHASGTGVGVGGTLDPGRVQIEEWGDSPITGQVGVRGLFLDLEGGYQFGTPRGIGVAEGERVRYLLCGEDSGWAEGLTQMLREPGLTVLYDIKSWKVLADRLGFTLPGDAFDVLLAAYLINPQDGHPDLTEVFGRYLGVSVPLLDGRGAPQGEERQRWCALYAAALAGVYPALKRDLEIRGLWPLYHDLEMPLSFVLAKMERTGVRVDADRLRSLGETFSAEIARLEEEIYKLAGTSFNLNSPKQLAEILFDKLGLPPQKKTKTGYSTGADVLEKLAPYHEIVQRILDWRQLIKLQSTYIEGLLKVIRPETGKIHTCFQQAVTATGRLSSTDPNLQNIPVRVEEGRRLRQAFIPSEPGWKILSADYSQIELRVLAHFSKDPALVQAFRDDLDIHARTAAEVFEVPQEQVTPGMRRQAKAVNFGIVYGISDYGLSQNLGIPRKEAAEFIARYFAKFPRVKSYMEETVAAARRNGFVTTLLGRRRYLPDIHSSNYNLRSFAERTAMNTPIQGSAADIIKRAMVEVDRRLTEGDFRAKMLLQVHDELVFEVPPEEVEALQDMVKRAMESAVSLDVPLKVDIHAGDNWYEAK; translated from the coding sequence TTGCCGGAATCTGGTGTGAAACTTTTACTGATCGACGGGAACAGCGTTTTGTACCGAGCTTTTTTTGCCCTCCCTCTCCTTTCCAACGCCGAAGGGAAACATACCAACGCCGTGTACGGTTTTGTGATGATGTTACTCCGGCTGTTGCAGGAAGAGCGGCCCACCCACGTGGCGGTGGCTTTCGACGTCGGCAAGGAGACATTCCGGCACGAGTTCTACGCGGATTACAAAGGCACCCGGGAGAAGACCCCGGATGAGTTGTCCGAGCAGTTTCCCATGGCCCGGGAGATGCTCGGGGCCATGGGTATTCCCGTACTTGAGGCGGAAGGGTACGAAGCGGACGACCTGATCGGAACGATGAGCCGGGAGGCGGAGGCGGACGGGGTCCAGGTGGTGGTCCTCACCGGGGACAAAGATCTGCTGCAACTGGTCTCTTCCCACGTCACTGCCGTTTTAACCCGTCGAGGGATCCGAGAGGTGGAGCGTTACCACCCCGCCGATGTGGAGAAGCGGTTCGGACTTCGCCCGGAGCAGATCGTCGACCTGAAGGGTCTGATGGGGGATACTTCGGACAATATCCCGGGGGTGCCAGGCGTCGGTGAGCGGACGGCGGCGAAACTGTTACAGGCCTACGGGAATGTGGAGGGTGTCTACCAACACCTGAACGAGGTTTCCGGGAAGTTACAGGGGCGTTTGGCCGAACATCGGGATCAAGCGTTTTTGTCCAAGCGCTTGGCCCGGATTCATCGGGAGGTGCCCCTGGAGCGCCGGTGGGAGGATCTGCGCTGGGTACCCGCCCCGGCCCGGGAGGTGCGGACGGCCTTTCAAAAGCTGGGGTTTCGATCTCTTCTGGAGCGAATCGGCGAAGTGTTCCCAGAGGACGCGGACGGGACAGAAGGGACGCCAGACCACGCCTCCGGAACCGGGGTGGGTGTGGGCGGAACCTTGGACCCCGGGCGGGTTCAGATTGAAGAGTGGGGGGACTCTCCCATAACTGGGCAGGTGGGTGTCCGGGGGCTGTTTCTTGATCTGGAAGGCGGGTACCAATTCGGCACCCCCCGGGGGATCGGAGTGGCGGAGGGGGAGCGGGTTCGATACCTGCTTTGTGGAGAGGACAGTGGCTGGGCCGAGGGATTGACCCAGATGCTCAGGGAGCCGGGGCTGACCGTCCTTTACGATATCAAGTCGTGGAAAGTGCTGGCTGACCGGCTGGGCTTCACTTTGCCCGGGGACGCCTTCGATGTGCTTTTGGCGGCTTACCTCATCAACCCCCAAGACGGTCACCCGGACTTAACCGAAGTGTTCGGACGATATCTCGGCGTGTCGGTTCCCCTCCTGGACGGCCGGGGAGCTCCCCAAGGAGAAGAGCGACAAAGATGGTGCGCCCTTTACGCGGCCGCTTTGGCCGGGGTCTACCCAGCGTTGAAACGGGACCTAGAGATCCGGGGATTGTGGCCGCTATATCACGATCTGGAAATGCCGCTCAGTTTTGTTCTCGCCAAGATGGAGCGAACCGGCGTACGGGTGGACGCGGATCGGCTGCGGAGTCTGGGTGAGACCTTTTCCGCCGAGATCGCCCGGTTAGAAGAGGAGATTTACAAACTGGCCGGGACGTCCTTCAACTTGAACAGCCCGAAACAACTGGCGGAGATCCTTTTTGATAAACTCGGCCTCCCTCCACAAAAAAAGACGAAAACGGGGTATTCCACCGGGGCGGATGTCCTCGAAAAGCTCGCCCCGTATCACGAAATTGTCCAGAGGATCTTGGATTGGCGCCAGTTGATCAAGCTGCAGTCCACTTATATCGAAGGCCTGCTCAAAGTCATCCGACCGGAGACCGGCAAGATCCACACCTGCTTTCAACAGGCGGTAACCGCCACCGGGCGGCTGTCCAGCACCGATCCAAACCTTCAGAACATCCCCGTTCGCGTCGAGGAGGGAAGGCGTTTACGCCAGGCCTTCATACCCTCCGAGCCGGGATGGAAAATTTTATCTGCTGATTACTCTCAGATCGAGTTGAGGGTGTTGGCTCACTTTTCGAAGGATCCGGCCCTCGTCCAGGCTTTCCGGGATGATTTGGACATCCACGCCCGGACGGCCGCCGAGGTCTTCGAAGTGCCTCAGGAACAGGTCACCCCCGGGATGCGCCGCCAGGCGAAGGCGGTGAATTTTGGAATCGTGTATGGGATCAGTGACTACGGGTTGTCCCAGAATTTAGGCATCCCTCGAAAAGAAGCGGCGGAATTCATCGCCCGGTATTTTGCCAAGTTTCCCCGGGTGAAATCCTACATGGAAGAAACGGTGGCCGCCGCCCGGAGGAACGGTTTTGTGACGACCTTGCTGGGGCGCCGCAGGTACCTGCCGGATATCCACTCCTCGAACTATAACCTGCGAAGCTTTGCCGAACGAACGGCGATGAACACCCCGATCCAGGGCAGTGCCGCGGACATCATCAAGCGGGCGATGGTGGAGGTGGATCGGCGGCTGACCGAAGGGGATTTTCGCGCGAAGATGTTGTTGCAAGTCCATGATGAGCTCGTGTTTGAAGTGCCTCCGGAGGAGGTTGAGGCCCTCCAGGATATGGTGAAACGAGCGATGGAATCGGCCGTGTCGCTGGATGTCCCCCTCAAGGTGGACATTCACGCGGGAGACAACTGGTATGAGGCAAAGTGA
- a CDS encoding peptide ABC transporter substrate-binding protein yields the protein MRNLWPNLWRWWSIGVHRWRKRWLVTLAGLAAIGGAGAGLWSWHLGTPPDPDQKLVMWLGDEPAPLDPGSTGDQWAMDLLGAVEEGLMRQGKGATLDPGLAERVEVSPDHTRFVFHLRLAAWSDGVPLRAEDFRYAWLRVLDPATHSPWARLLYPVQGAKAYAEGKGPAGQVAVKALGDRILEVKTTRPTPYFPSLTAEPALYPVRKDVVEKYGKEFGTGPGKMVFIGPFRISSWERDRQVTLANNPTYWDARHVHLTSVTFKIVKELGQRISLYETGGLDQTGVAGSWLDQWKGKPDPVAVPEDSVFFLVFNPERYPSFANKNIRLALSYALDRRDYVRRLWSGAAEPAYGLVPPSIPGRTKSFRQENGDLFVDNRPDAARALLRNGLQELHLNALPPLTFLSDNSAPSVAAAKWLQDQWKTKLGIDVRIDEVPAAERLHRQRTGDYQVAVAGWGADYNDASAFLKLWVSDFPDNLVHYHNPDYDRLIAAAEASTDPAGRAGELEQAERILFQDMPVAPLFFRERVWLQKPFVKHIVYPSVGLDWDLKGAYVEKRP from the coding sequence ATGAGAAACCTTTGGCCGAATCTGTGGCGATGGTGGTCGATAGGGGTTCACAGGTGGCGAAAAAGATGGCTCGTCACCTTGGCGGGTCTGGCCGCAATTGGGGGGGCCGGAGCCGGGCTATGGAGCTGGCACTTGGGAACACCACCCGATCCGGATCAGAAGCTCGTGATGTGGCTGGGGGACGAGCCGGCGCCCCTGGATCCCGGGTCCACCGGCGACCAGTGGGCGATGGATTTGTTGGGGGCAGTGGAAGAAGGACTCATGCGTCAGGGGAAAGGGGCCACTCTCGACCCCGGGCTGGCGGAGCGGGTGGAGGTTTCGCCGGATCACACGCGGTTTGTGTTTCACCTGCGGCTCGCTGCGTGGAGCGACGGTGTGCCCCTTCGGGCCGAAGATTTTCGCTACGCTTGGTTGCGGGTTTTGGACCCGGCGACCCATTCGCCCTGGGCCAGACTGTTGTATCCTGTCCAAGGGGCCAAAGCCTACGCCGAGGGAAAGGGCCCGGCCGGGCAGGTGGCGGTAAAAGCCTTGGGTGACCGTATCCTGGAGGTGAAAACCACCCGGCCGACACCCTATTTTCCTTCCTTGACGGCAGAACCCGCCCTCTATCCCGTGCGGAAAGACGTTGTAGAAAAATACGGAAAGGAGTTCGGGACAGGCCCCGGGAAGATGGTGTTCATCGGACCGTTCCGGATCTCTTCCTGGGAGCGCGACCGCCAGGTCACACTGGCCAACAATCCGACGTACTGGGATGCCCGGCATGTCCACTTGACCTCAGTGACCTTTAAGATCGTGAAAGAACTCGGACAGCGAATCTCTCTGTACGAAACCGGGGGACTCGATCAAACCGGAGTGGCGGGATCGTGGCTCGACCAGTGGAAAGGGAAGCCGGACCCGGTGGCGGTACCCGAGGACAGTGTATTTTTCCTGGTTTTCAATCCGGAGCGATACCCGTCTTTTGCCAACAAAAACATCCGGTTGGCGTTGTCCTACGCCCTGGACCGCAGGGATTACGTGCGTCGCTTGTGGAGCGGAGCGGCAGAGCCGGCCTACGGCCTGGTTCCCCCGTCGATTCCCGGACGTACAAAATCTTTCCGGCAGGAAAACGGCGACCTTTTTGTGGACAATCGTCCGGATGCGGCCCGGGCGTTGCTTCGCAACGGTCTTCAGGAGTTGCATCTGAACGCTCTGCCCCCGCTTACCTTTCTCTCCGACAACTCTGCGCCCTCGGTGGCGGCGGCCAAGTGGTTGCAGGACCAGTGGAAGACAAAGCTGGGGATTGATGTTCGGATTGATGAAGTGCCTGCGGCCGAGCGGTTGCATCGACAGAGAACCGGGGACTATCAAGTCGCCGTGGCCGGTTGGGGGGCGGATTATAACGACGCTTCGGCATTTCTCAAACTTTGGGTAAGTGATTTCCCGGATAATCTCGTTCATTATCACAACCCGGATTATGACCGTCTTATCGCCGCGGCTGAGGCCTCGACAGATCCCGCAGGCCGGGCCGGGGAGCTGGAACAGGCCGAGCGGATTCTGTTCCAGGACATGCCCGTAGCCCCGCTCTTTTTTCGCGAACGGGTGTGGTTGCAAAAACCTTTTGTGAAACATATCGTGTATCCCTCGGTGGGGCTGGACTGGGATCTGAAAGGAGCCTATGTGGAAAAGCGTCCATAA
- the mdh gene encoding malate dehydrogenase produces the protein MMIRRKKITIVGAGFTGATTALLAATKELGDIVLVDIPKLENPTKGKALDMMEASPVEGFDANIVGTSNYEDTKDSDLVIITAGVARKPGMSRDDLVTTNAGIVKSVTEQVVKYSPNCVIIVLSNPVDAMTYVAYKTSGFPKERVIGQSGVLDTARFRTFVAMELGVSVEDVTGFVLGGHGDDMVPLVRYSYAGGIPIETLIPKDRIEAIVERTRKGGGEIVNLLGNGSAYYAPAASLVQMAEAVLKDKKRILPAIAYLEGEYGYRDLYLGVPVLLGGKGIEKVFEIDLTPEEKAALDKSAASVQKVMGVLGSLV, from the coding sequence TTGATGATTCGCCGGAAAAAGATCACCATTGTTGGCGCCGGTTTCACCGGAGCCACCACCGCATTGTTGGCTGCAACCAAAGAGCTGGGCGATATCGTCCTGGTGGATATTCCGAAGCTTGAGAACCCGACCAAGGGCAAGGCCCTGGACATGATGGAGGCCAGCCCGGTCGAAGGCTTTGACGCCAACATCGTCGGGACCAGCAATTACGAGGATACGAAGGACTCCGATCTGGTGATCATCACCGCCGGCGTCGCCCGGAAGCCGGGAATGAGCCGGGACGACCTGGTTACCACCAATGCCGGGATTGTAAAATCTGTCACCGAGCAGGTCGTCAAGTACTCCCCGAACTGCGTCATCATCGTCCTGTCGAACCCGGTGGATGCCATGACCTATGTGGCGTACAAGACTTCCGGGTTTCCGAAAGAGCGGGTGATCGGCCAGTCGGGTGTGCTCGATACCGCCCGTTTCCGGACCTTTGTGGCGATGGAGTTAGGGGTGTCCGTGGAAGATGTCACCGGGTTCGTACTGGGCGGACACGGCGATGACATGGTGCCCTTGGTCCGTTACTCTTACGCCGGCGGCATTCCCATCGAGACGCTGATTCCCAAGGATAGGATCGAGGCCATCGTCGAGCGGACCCGCAAAGGAGGCGGGGAGATCGTGAACCTTCTCGGTAACGGAAGTGCTTATTACGCTCCCGCTGCTTCTTTGGTCCAAATGGCCGAGGCGGTATTGAAAGACAAGAAGCGGATTCTGCCGGCCATCGCTTACTTGGAAGGAGAGTACGGATATCGGGATCTGTATTTAGGCGTGCCGGTGCTCCTCGGGGGCAAGGGAATCGAGAAGGTCTTCGAGATTGACCTGACCCCCGAGGAAAAGGCCGCCCTTGATAAATCTGCCGCTTCCGTTCAAAAAGTCATGGGGGTTCTGGGCAGCCTCGTCTGA
- the icd gene encoding NADP-dependent isocitrate dehydrogenase produces MAKFEKLTPPGEGERIVVREGSLSVPDRPIIPFIEGDGTGPDIWRASQRVFDAAVDKAYGGKRKIVWFEVYAGEKAYHTFGEWLPPDTLTAFREYIVGIKGPLTTPVGGGIRSLNVALRQELDLYVCQRPVRYFDGVPSPVKRPELVDMVIFRENSEDIYAGIEWEEGTPEVRTVIEFLQNQMGVKKIRFPETSGIGIKPVSRQGTERLVRAAIDYALKNGRRSVTLVHKGNIMKFTEGAFKNWGYELAEREYGDRVFTWAQYDRIKAQSGVEEASRVQAEAEAAGKLVVKDVIADAFLQQILTRPAEYDVIATLNLNGDYISDALAAQVGGIGIAPGANINYETGHAVFEATHGTAPKYAGLDKVNPGSVILSGVMMLEYMGWKEAAALIVKAMEKTIRERVVTYDFARLMTGAKEVKTSEFATALIGNME; encoded by the coding sequence ATGGCAAAGTTTGAAAAGCTGACACCGCCCGGCGAAGGTGAGCGGATCGTCGTGCGGGAGGGGTCATTGTCTGTTCCCGACCGCCCGATCATCCCCTTTATTGAGGGCGATGGGACAGGGCCGGACATTTGGAGGGCCTCCCAGCGCGTGTTCGACGCGGCGGTGGACAAGGCCTACGGAGGCAAGCGGAAGATCGTTTGGTTTGAAGTGTACGCCGGTGAAAAGGCCTATCACACTTTCGGGGAGTGGCTCCCCCCGGACACCTTGACCGCCTTTCGCGAATACATCGTGGGGATCAAAGGGCCTCTGACAACACCCGTGGGCGGTGGGATTCGCTCATTGAATGTCGCCCTCCGGCAGGAGTTGGACTTATATGTGTGCCAGCGGCCGGTTCGGTATTTTGATGGCGTCCCCTCTCCGGTGAAGCGCCCAGAGTTGGTGGACATGGTCATTTTCCGGGAAAATTCCGAGGATATTTACGCGGGGATCGAATGGGAGGAAGGGACTCCGGAGGTCCGCACGGTCATCGAGTTTCTGCAGAATCAGATGGGCGTGAAAAAGATTCGATTCCCCGAGACCTCGGGCATCGGCATCAAGCCGGTATCCAGGCAGGGAACTGAGCGGCTGGTGCGGGCAGCCATCGACTACGCCCTGAAAAATGGCCGTCGGAGCGTGACGTTAGTCCACAAGGGAAATATTATGAAATTCACCGAAGGCGCTTTTAAGAATTGGGGCTACGAGTTGGCCGAGCGGGAGTACGGGGATCGGGTGTTTACCTGGGCGCAGTATGACCGGATCAAGGCCCAGAGCGGCGTGGAAGAGGCGAGCCGGGTTCAGGCCGAAGCGGAAGCGGCCGGCAAGTTGGTGGTTAAGGACGTGATTGCCGACGCTTTCCTGCAGCAGATTCTGACTCGGCCTGCGGAGTACGACGTGATCGCCACCTTGAATCTCAACGGGGATTACATTTCTGACGCTTTGGCGGCCCAGGTCGGGGGCATCGGCATCGCCCCGGGGGCCAACATTAACTACGAAACCGGACACGCTGTATTTGAGGCGACCCATGGCACGGCGCCGAAATATGCCGGTCTGGACAAGGTCAACCCCGGATCGGTGATCCTCTCCGGCGTCATGATGTTGGAGTATATGGGCTGGAAGGAAGCGGCCGCCCTTATCGTCAAGGCCATGGAGAAGACCATTCGGGAACGGGTGGTCACCTATGATTTCGCCCGGTTGATGACCGGGGCGAAAGAGGTCAAAACCTCGGAGTTCGCCACCGCCCTGATTGGCAATATGGAATAA
- the pyk gene encoding pyruvate kinase, whose product MRRTKIVCTVGPASESPEVLEALIQAGLDVARLNFSHGTHEEHALRIARIREASAKVGKRVALMLDIKGPKIRTGRVRGGQVELKDGAELILTTEPVEGTAERISVSYTGLPEDVFPGSIIRIDDGLIGLKVIEVHGGEIRCRVTNGGILRDHKGINAPGVKLRLPGVTEKDVADIRFGIAQGVDMIAASFVRKAGDVLEIRRLLEEAGVHMDIIAKIEAQEALDALEEILGVSDGLMVARGDLGVEIATEEVPLWQKRMIELCNRAGKPVITATQMLDSMQRNPRPTRAEASDVANAIFDGTDAIMLSGETAAGKYPVESVKTMARIAERAEEALWAFRRTEVHKPQGTVTDAISYAVAALADDLKAAAVLTSTQSGLTARRVSKYRPRCPIVAVTPREDVARRLALCWGVYPTVARTTKSTDEMLEVAIDAALETGIVKHGDLVVITAGVPVGQPGTTNLLKVHTIGDVAARGQGIGRGAVTGRAVVVRRVEDAARVRAGDVVVTVATDADLMSALERAAAVIAEEGGLTSHAAVVGLSLGIPVVVGVERATETFRDGEVVTVDAELGLIYRGRARVL is encoded by the coding sequence GTGCGCCGCACAAAGATCGTTTGCACTGTCGGCCCAGCCAGTGAGTCGCCCGAAGTGCTCGAGGCTTTGATCCAGGCGGGCCTCGATGTGGCCCGGCTGAATTTTTCTCATGGCACCCACGAAGAACACGCCTTGAGGATTGCCCGCATCCGGGAGGCATCGGCCAAAGTCGGTAAACGCGTTGCCCTGATGTTGGACATCAAAGGCCCCAAAATCCGCACCGGTCGCGTACGGGGGGGACAAGTGGAGCTCAAGGACGGGGCCGAGCTGATCCTCACCACCGAACCGGTGGAGGGGACGGCCGAGCGGATTTCTGTCAGCTATACCGGCCTCCCCGAGGACGTTTTCCCGGGGTCGATCATTCGCATCGACGATGGGCTGATCGGGTTGAAAGTGATCGAAGTGCATGGCGGAGAGATACGCTGCCGGGTGACCAACGGCGGGATTCTCCGAGATCATAAAGGGATTAACGCCCCAGGGGTGAAACTTCGGCTGCCAGGGGTGACCGAGAAAGATGTGGCAGATATCCGTTTCGGTATCGCCCAGGGGGTGGACATGATCGCGGCCTCTTTCGTGCGAAAAGCCGGGGATGTATTGGAGATCCGCCGTCTGCTGGAAGAAGCCGGGGTTCACATGGACATCATTGCAAAAATCGAGGCCCAGGAAGCCCTCGACGCCCTGGAAGAGATCCTGGGGGTCTCGGACGGCCTTATGGTGGCCCGGGGGGACTTGGGGGTGGAAATCGCCACGGAAGAGGTGCCCTTGTGGCAAAAGCGGATGATTGAATTGTGTAACCGGGCGGGCAAGCCTGTGATCACGGCCACTCAGATGCTGGATTCGATGCAGCGCAATCCCCGGCCCACCCGGGCTGAAGCCAGCGACGTCGCCAACGCCATTTTTGACGGCACCGATGCGATTATGCTCTCCGGCGAGACCGCCGCGGGCAAATATCCAGTGGAATCGGTGAAGACCATGGCCCGAATCGCCGAGCGGGCCGAAGAGGCGTTGTGGGCGTTTCGAAGGACCGAAGTCCACAAACCCCAGGGAACGGTTACCGATGCCATTAGTTATGCCGTTGCCGCGTTGGCGGACGACCTCAAGGCGGCGGCAGTCCTGACATCCACCCAGTCGGGACTCACGGCCCGCCGGGTATCGAAATACCGTCCCCGGTGTCCGATCGTAGCGGTGACTCCCCGGGAGGACGTCGCCCGGCGCCTGGCACTGTGCTGGGGCGTATACCCTACGGTGGCCCGGACGACGAAAAGTACCGACGAAATGTTGGAAGTAGCCATTGATGCCGCCCTGGAAACGGGAATTGTGAAACACGGGGATCTCGTGGTGATCACCGCTGGCGTCCCCGTGGGTCAGCCAGGAACCACCAATCTGCTAAAAGTACATACCATCGGTGACGTGGCAGCCCGTGGGCAGGGGATTGGCCGAGGAGCGGTCACCGGACGGGCGGTGGTGGTGCGGCGGGTGGAGGATGCCGCCCGGGTGAGGGCCGGAGATGTGGTGGTGACGGTGGCCACCGATGCGGACCTCATGAGCGCCTTGGAGAGGGCGGCGGCCGTCATTGCGGAGGAAGGGGGTCTGACTTCTCACGCCGCAGTGGTGGGGTTGTCCTTGGGTATCCCGGTGGTGGTGGGGGTGGAGCGAGCGACCGAAACGTTCCGGGATGGCGAAGTGGTGACGGTGGATGCCGAACTCGGTTTGATCTATCGCGGCCGGGCGAGAGTTTTGTAA
- the pfkA gene encoding 6-phosphofructokinase, whose amino-acid sequence MQTIGVLTSGGDAPGMNAAIRAVVRMGIYRGLKVVGIRKGYSGLLAGDFVDMDLGSVADIIHRGGTILQTARCDAFKTEEGQRQAVERLATRGIEGVVVIGGDGSFRGAVELAKRGIATVGVPGTIDNDIAGTDTTIGFDTAVNTVIEAVDKIRDTATSHERTFLVEVMGRRAGDIALSAGLACGAETILIPEEEYSIDEIVERLKRSFNRGKRHSILVVAEGVGSAMDIADKIRERIGWEMRVTVLGHIQRGGSPTAADRVLASRMGAMAVELLLQGHSAKMVGIQNRRLVAIDMEEAVARPHRPDLGLFDLARILAI is encoded by the coding sequence GTGCAGACCATCGGAGTACTGACCAGTGGTGGGGATGCTCCTGGGATGAACGCGGCCATCCGGGCGGTGGTTCGGATGGGGATTTACCGGGGACTGAAGGTGGTGGGAATCCGGAAAGGGTACAGTGGGCTGTTGGCGGGGGATTTTGTGGACATGGACTTGGGGTCGGTGGCGGACATCATTCACCGGGGGGGAACAATTCTACAGACGGCCCGGTGTGATGCGTTCAAAACTGAGGAAGGCCAACGTCAGGCTGTAGAGAGACTTGCCACCCGGGGAATTGAAGGAGTGGTGGTGATTGGGGGTGATGGGTCTTTTAGGGGAGCCGTGGAACTGGCGAAAAGGGGAATCGCCACGGTGGGCGTTCCGGGAACCATCGACAACGACATCGCAGGAACGGACACGACCATCGGTTTTGACACGGCGGTGAACACGGTGATCGAAGCGGTGGACAAAATCCGCGATACCGCCACGTCACACGAGAGAACCTTTCTCGTGGAAGTCATGGGCCGTCGGGCCGGCGATATCGCACTCAGCGCCGGGCTCGCCTGCGGGGCGGAGACGATTCTCATTCCCGAAGAAGAGTATTCGATCGATGAAATCGTGGAGCGCCTCAAGCGCAGTTTTAATCGAGGAAAGCGGCACAGTATCCTGGTGGTGGCGGAAGGCGTGGGGAGCGCTATGGATATCGCCGATAAAATCCGGGAGCGAATCGGTTGGGAGATGCGGGTGACCGTCCTTGGACACATTCAACGGGGCGGGTCCCCCACAGCGGCGGACCGGGTGTTGGCCAGCCGGATGGGAGCCATGGCGGTGGAACTTCTCTTGCAAGGCCACAGCGCCAAAATGGTGGGCATCCAAAACCGCCGCCTGGTGGCGATAGATATGGAAGAAGCGGTGGCGCGTCCTCATCGGCCGGACCTCGGCCTCTTCGACCTCGCCCGCATACTCGCGATCTAA
- a CDS encoding acetyl-CoA carboxylase carboxyltransferase subunit alpha → MAGELPFEKPLLELERKIEELKRFTETQQIDLGEEVTRLEERAKQLAEEIYGHLTPYQKVQIARHPDRPTTLDYIHGCLDAFLELHGDRLFGDDQAIVGGIGLLQGRPVTVVGHQRGRDTKENLARNFGMPHPEGFRKALRLMKEAERFHRPVLCFIDTSGAYPGITSEERGIGMAIADNLIEMATLSTPLLCVVTGEGGSGGALALGMGDRVYMLEHAVYSVISVEGAAALLWKDAGQAPRAAESMRITAQDLLRLGVIDDVIEEPLGGAHKDPPMMVERVKAAIIRGLNELTDVPGDELVRRRYDRFRAMGRFEEG, encoded by the coding sequence ATGGCGGGCGAGTTGCCCTTTGAGAAGCCCCTGTTGGAGTTGGAGCGAAAGATCGAAGAGCTCAAGCGTTTCACCGAAACTCAGCAGATCGATTTGGGCGAGGAAGTCACCCGGCTTGAGGAACGGGCGAAGCAACTGGCCGAGGAGATCTACGGTCATCTGACACCGTATCAGAAGGTCCAGATCGCCCGCCACCCGGATCGACCGACAACCCTGGATTATATCCACGGTTGTCTTGACGCGTTTTTGGAATTACATGGCGATCGGCTGTTCGGGGATGATCAGGCGATAGTGGGCGGAATCGGGTTATTGCAAGGGCGGCCGGTGACGGTGGTGGGGCACCAGCGGGGGCGGGACACCAAGGAGAATCTCGCGAGAAATTTCGGCATGCCCCATCCCGAAGGCTTTCGGAAGGCTCTGCGCCTGATGAAAGAAGCCGAGCGGTTTCATCGGCCCGTCCTGTGTTTTATTGACACCAGCGGGGCTTATCCCGGGATCACCTCTGAGGAGCGGGGGATCGGGATGGCCATCGCGGATAACTTGATTGAGATGGCAACCCTTTCTACTCCGCTTTTGTGCGTGGTCACCGGGGAAGGAGGGAGCGGCGGCGCCTTGGCTCTGGGCATGGGGGACCGGGTGTACATGTTGGAACACGCCGTCTACTCGGTGATCTCTGTGGAAGGGGCGGCGGCTCTGTTGTGGAAAGATGCCGGTCAGGCGCCGAGGGCCGCCGAGTCCATGCGCATTACAGCCCAGGATTTACTGCGGCTCGGCGTGATCGACGACGTGATTGAAGAGCCCTTGGGGGGAGCGCACAAAGATCCTCCTATGATGGTGGAACGGGTCAAGGCCGCCATCATCCGGGGCTTGAACGAGTTGACCGACGTGCCCGGGGACGAGTTGGTCCGTCGGCGATATGACCGGTTCCGGGCGATGGGGAGATTCGAGGAAGGATGA